A window of Candidatus Sulfotelmatobacter sp. genomic DNA:
ATTCGCGAGTCCCACGACGTCGCCGGCATAGGCCACGTCGACCGACTCGCGGTCCGAGGCGAACAGCTTCATGGCGCGGGTCAGCCGCACGTCCTTCCCGCTGCGCACGTTGCGCACGGTCATGTCGCGTTCGAACTTCCCGCTGCACACCCGTAAGAAGGCGACGCGGTCGCGATGGCGCGGATCCATGTTGGCTTGGATCTTGAAGACGAAGCCGCTGAACTTCTCGTCGGTCGGTTCGACCACGTGCTTGGCGACGTCGATCCGCGGCGCCGGCGGCGGCCCCATCTCGACGAACGCGTCCAGGAACAGCTCGACGCCGAAGTTGGTCACCGCGCTGCCGAAAAACACCGGCGTCACGTCGCCGCGCAGCATCGCGTCGCGTTCGAACGCCGCGCCGGCACCTTCGAGCAGCTCGAGCTGGTCGAGGAACTCGCGGTGCGTGCGCTCGTCGACCAGCGCCGCGACGGCCGGATCGGTCGGCGCGCTGGTCGTCACCGGCGCGCGCTTGGCGCCGTGCTCGGTACGCTCGAACAGGTGCACCGCGCCCGAGCGGCGGTCGTAGACGCCGCGGAACGTCTCGCCGTTGCCCAGCGGCCAGACCATCGGGTACGCGCCGATGCCCAGCACCGTCTCGAGCTCGTCGAGCAGCTCGAGCGGATCGCGCGCCGGCCGGTCCATCTTGTTGATGAAGGTGAACAGCGGAATGCGCCGCGCGCGGCAGATCGCGAACAGCTTGCGGGTCTGCGGCTCGACGCCTTTGGCGGCGTCGATCAGCATCACCGCGGCGTCCGCGGCCAGCAGCGTGCGATAGGTGTCCTCACCGAAGTCCTGGTGGCCCGGCGTGTCCAGCAGGTTCATCGTGTGCCCGTGGTACGGGAACTGCAGGACCGTCGAGGTGATCGAGATGCCGCGCTCGCGCTCGAGCTCCATCCAGTCGGAGGTGGCCGCGCGCGCGCGCCGGCGGGCCGCCACCTGGCCGGCCGTGACGATCGCCCCACCGTACAGCAGCAGCTTCTCGGTCAACGTCGTCTTGCCGGCGTCGGGGTGCGAGATGATGGCGAACGTGCGGCGCTTGGCGACTTCCTCGCGCAAATCCATGACCGGTCGCTATTCGCCGGCTGCCTGCAGCTTCGCTCCCTTCGCCGACGGCATCCACTCTTCGGGTGGCAGCCCGAACTCGAATTCGGCCTGGCGCATCGCCGCCTCGACCGAGCTGTAGCTGCACTCGCTTTGGACCGCGCCGGCTTCGTCGAGGTAGAGGAGGTAGTACGTCGCCTCGCCGTCGGCGCAGGCGATCGCCAGCGTGTGCGCGACCGGCAGCGGGACCGCCCCCGAGCGGTGGACCGTCCGGGGCGTGAGGTGCGCGCGGGACCGCTCGGCCTCGCTCAGCCGGATCCGGAACAGGACGGGGACCTCGGCGATGCGGTCCTCGACGATGGGCAGCTCGACCACCGGGGCCGGCTTGGGCATCCCCTTGCCCCACTCGGCCAGCACGTAGCGCGCCGTCAGCGAGCGGTTCGCGGCCTCGCGCAGGATCGCTTCGGCCTCTTTGTTGCGGTAGGGCAGCAGCGCCGCGGCAGCGTCGACCCGGACCCGGTCGTCGGGATCACCGAGCAGGCGGGTGAACGCGACGATACCGCGCTCGCCTTGCGAGAAGACGCGCATGTGCAGCAGCTCGAGCACCCCGAACAGCGCGTTCGCTTCCTGCGGCGTCTGCGCCGCGTGGCGCCGCATGTCGACCTGTCGCCATTCGTAGATGAGCTTGTCGAGATCCATCCTGCACTTTCAGTATCGGCGGACCTGTGCGTTTCCCGCGTGCTCGTACACGAGCACCAAGCCTTTGGGCGTGCGATAGAGACGCGCGGACGGCGGAACGCGCAGCCGGTCTTGGCCGCGCTCTACCCACAGATCGTCGGCGCGGACGTGAATCGTGCACGGCCCGCGACGCAGGATCGTCCCGGCCGCGATGCGCTCGCGCGCCGGCGGAATATCGGCCGCCAGCGCCGCGGCGTCGCCCTCGACCGACGACTGCTGGTCGAAGCAGTCGGGCAGCGCACTGAGCACCCAGCCGCCTTCGCCGACGAACGGCCGCGGTGGGGCGCTCGGCCCGCGCACGCCGCCTTCGAGCCCCGGTACCGGGGTGGTGGCCGCGTGCACCGGCGCCGTCGTCGTCGACGACCGCGCCGACGACGCCGCGACGCCGGCCAGGTGCACGCCCCACAGCACCGAGCCGGCGCCCAGCACCAGGAGCGTTGCGATGAGGTAGTAGCGCCACATGGCGCGATCGAACATCGGCGACGCGCGCCGCGGCGGCTAGGCCGCGGAATCCTCGGCGTTCGCGAACGGCGGCGCCAGCTCGAGCCGCGCGCGGCCGATGCGTGCGTCGGCCATCCCGTAGAAGAACTCGAACGCGCGCTCGCCGAGCACGTCGATGGCGGTCGGGAAGACGACGTTGCTGACGATGCCGTGCGTCTCCTCGAGCCCTTCCGGACGCATGACCGCCGAACGCGAATGGTAGCGCACGATGTGCGGCCGCTCGCTGTCGTGAACGGCGAAACCGGCGCTGTAGATCATCGAGTAGCGGCCTTCGCTGGTCGGGATCGCTTCGACGCCGTGATAGAGCGAGAACCAGCCTTCGGCGATGCGCACCGGCGGCGTGCCACCGCCGGTCTTGACCTGGCACCACGGCGCGTCGGGCGTGAGCACGACCGCGCTCTCGCTGACCTCGAGCAGCTTCGCGCGATCGCGCAGCGCCGGCTCGAGCGGGATGTAGCCGATGCGCACGCATTCGCGCTCTTCGGGACGCAGCTCGAGCAGCATCGGGATCGCGCTGCGGCCGTCCACGGTCGAGAGCCGCAGCATCGGCCGGTGGTAGAGCGCGAGCGAACGGACGCCGCTGGGCGAGAGGACCGGCTCGGGAAAGAAGACGCCGTCCTTGTCGTCGCCCTGCGGCAGGCCCGGCGCGAACGTCAGCTGCCCCAGCCGTTTCCAGGCGTAGCCGTCGTCGGAGAGCGCCAGCGTGATGCGCGGGCCGTGAGGTCCGAACGCCGTGTACACCATCACGTAGCAGTCGAGCACCGGCACGAACGTCACGCGCGGATCTTCGCAGCCCATCCCGCCCGGCGCCGTACGCAGCTCGTACGGCTCTTCGGGCTGCAGCGCGTAGCCGCGGTTCTCGAACGTCAGCTGGTCGCCATCACGGTGGCCGACGTACAAGCCGACGCGCGAGACGTTGCCGGCGGCGACGACGCGCGGATACAGCAGCAGCGTCCCGTCGCGCGCGGTCGCGCTGGCGGGGTTGAGGACGCCTTCCACCTGTTCGGGGGAACCGTCGGGGCTCAGGACGACGCCCAACCGCGTGATCGTCCCATCGAAGCGCGGCAGCGCGTCGAGCATCATTCTCTGGCCAAACCTACCACGAGCTCGTGTGAAGTGATACCCGCCCGCGCGGCCAACGCATCGACGTCGTCGCCGCCGCCGATCAGCAGTTCGGCGTCGGCTTCCTCGCCGTCCAGGCGCGTCGTGTACTGCATGCCTATCGAGAGAATCGTCCCACTTCCAGCCAGAGTCTTCGGCAATCCGTCCGCATATCCGCAACGCAAGACCGAAACGGAACGATCGCTGCTGACCGCGACGTCGCCGTAGCCGGCCCAACCGATGCTGCCGGGCGGATGATACCGGACCCGCTTGGCGCGGACCCGCAGCGCGCAGCGCGTCGCCACCGGCGCGCCCAGCCGGGCGCCGAACAGCCCGACCCCGATCCGCAGCCGGTCGCCGGCCGGGACGCTGCCGGCCCAGGCCGTGCTGGCGAGGTCCACGCCGATCACCGGGACGCCCGCCTCCACGAAGCAGCGCCGCCCGGCGGCGAAGCCGGCCAG
This region includes:
- a CDS encoding peptide chain release factor 3 produces the protein MDLREEVAKRRTFAIISHPDAGKTTLTEKLLLYGGAIVTAGQVAARRRARAATSDWMELERERGISITSTVLQFPYHGHTMNLLDTPGHQDFGEDTYRTLLAADAAVMLIDAAKGVEPQTRKLFAICRARRIPLFTFINKMDRPARDPLELLDELETVLGIGAYPMVWPLGNGETFRGVYDRRSGAVHLFERTEHGAKRAPVTTSAPTDPAVAALVDERTHREFLDQLELLEGAGAAFERDAMLRGDVTPVFFGSAVTNFGVELFLDAFVEMGPPPAPRIDVAKHVVEPTDEKFSGFVFKIQANMDPRHRDRVAFLRVCSGKFERDMTVRNVRSGKDVRLTRAMKLFASDRESVDVAYAGDVVGLANPGVFAIGDTLAEGDGVRFEPIPAFEPEHFSLVRSIDTASYKSFQKGIAQLREEGAIQVFYPYGQTRSEPILAAVGALQFEVVKYRLESEYNVKTVFQSLPYTTARRVRGGDPGAATVGSSARLVEDWDGDPVALFESAWSVNLVEQWNPGLRFAPFGAKEPASEVTA